One window from the genome of Spirosoma rhododendri encodes:
- a CDS encoding nucleotide exchange factor GrpE: MTNPEQTDEQSIPNTQQPDNLTNDELSSDEAVTVNGGEAAETTGASDKTSAEMAELKDKYLRLYADFENFRRRTAREKLDMINSANEGLMKSLLPVIDDFERAMQSMNATDDGTAVKQGVDLIYTKLTKTLESKGLKPMTVKGEPFDADLHESITQFPAPSPDLKGKVIDEVEKGYYLGDRVLRFAKVIVGN; this comes from the coding sequence ATGACCAATCCCGAACAAACGGACGAGCAGTCCATCCCCAATACACAGCAGCCTGACAACCTGACCAACGACGAGCTAAGCAGCGACGAAGCCGTAACCGTCAACGGTGGCGAAGCCGCTGAAACCACTGGCGCGTCTGACAAAACGTCGGCCGAAATGGCTGAACTGAAAGACAAATACCTGCGGCTCTACGCCGACTTTGAGAACTTCCGTCGCCGGACAGCCCGCGAAAAGCTGGATATGATTAACAGCGCCAACGAAGGGCTGATGAAGTCGCTCCTGCCCGTCATCGACGATTTCGAACGGGCCATGCAATCGATGAACGCCACCGACGATGGTACCGCCGTGAAGCAGGGTGTCGACCTGATTTATACCAAACTGACCAAAACACTGGAAAGTAAGGGCCTGAAACCGATGACGGTGAAAGGCGAACCCTTCGACGCCGATCTGCACGAATCGATCACGCAGTTTCCGGCCCCCAGCCCCGATCTGAAGGGTAAGGTCATCGACGAAGTAGAAAAAGGGTACTATCTCGGCGACCGGGTTCTCCGCTTCGCCAAGGTGATTGTGGGTAATTAA
- a CDS encoding TetR/AcrR family transcriptional regulator codes for MQRDRTRTEQRLLDAVEQIITEDGLDQVGVNRVSRQSGITKILIYRYFGGMEGLLQAYYLRKTTPRPHFSYDVEALKRMSIAEIMDTVCEHTLREYRTLRNDGYMLEFLRADLMGNELAKNPLTNERNGMLRQAIDQIAAVLNAKSAQNARPFTAIITCAMSFLVFMSQQKRSILDIDLSTEEGWSQIENSMRRIYKGVGMLVEAELADRAEKPL; via the coding sequence ATGCAACGTGATCGTACTAGAACGGAGCAGCGTCTACTCGACGCTGTCGAGCAGATTATTACCGAAGATGGCCTCGATCAGGTGGGTGTCAACCGAGTTTCCCGGCAATCGGGCATCACCAAAATTCTGATATACCGTTATTTCGGCGGTATGGAGGGGTTGCTCCAGGCGTATTATCTACGCAAAACAACGCCCCGGCCCCACTTCTCCTACGACGTCGAGGCCCTGAAACGTATGTCGATTGCCGAGATCATGGATACGGTCTGTGAACATACGCTGCGGGAATACCGGACTCTGCGAAATGACGGCTACATGCTGGAGTTTCTGCGGGCTGATCTGATGGGCAACGAGCTGGCAAAAAACCCGCTGACGAATGAGCGAAACGGTATGCTCCGGCAGGCTATCGATCAGATTGCGGCTGTCCTGAACGCAAAGAGCGCTCAGAATGCCCGGCCATTCACCGCCATCATCACGTGTGCCATGTCATTTCTGGTGTTTATGAGTCAGCAAAAGCGCAGTATTCTCGACATCGATTTAAGTACTGAAGAGGGCTGGAGTCAGATAGAGAACTCCATGCGCCGGATTTACAAAGGAGTCGGGATGCTGGTCGAAGCGGAATTAGCTGACCGGGCTGAAAAACCGCTTTAG
- a CDS encoding kynureninase/PvdN C-terminal domain-containing protein translates to MTPGFVPAPGADGWQVSTPPIPALALHRAALSVTAEAGLTAMRQKSEHLTGFLAYIISQYDAIQQLTPDEFSQRGCQLSLLVRKQGKALFDHLTHDGIIGDWREPDCIRLAPTPLYNSFEDVWRVGQSLKRFFSPVS, encoded by the coding sequence ATGACGCCCGGATTCGTTCCGGCCCCCGGTGCCGACGGCTGGCAAGTCAGTACGCCACCTATCCCGGCGCTGGCGCTGCACCGGGCTGCGCTCAGTGTTACGGCCGAAGCGGGGCTGACGGCCATGCGGCAGAAGAGCGAGCATCTGACGGGCTTTCTAGCCTACATCATTTCGCAGTACGACGCTATTCAGCAACTGACGCCCGATGAATTTAGTCAGCGTGGGTGCCAATTGTCGTTGCTCGTGCGAAAGCAGGGGAAAGCCTTGTTCGATCACCTCACCCACGACGGAATCATCGGCGACTGGCGCGAACCCGATTGTATCCGGCTTGCCCCGACTCCGCTCTACAATTCGTTCGAAGACGTCTGGCGGGTGGGGCAGTCCCTAAAGCGGTTTTTCAGCCCGGTCAGCTAA
- the kynU gene encoding kynureninase: protein MTYENTLAFARHLDQTDALAPFRDRFFIPQRDGRDLIYLCGNSLGLQPKAARQALNHELDTWQNLGVEGWFEQADEREREGAGRPWLNYHESCKQALAEIVGATAAEVCPMNALTVNIHLLLASFYQPTATKYKILTIKGDFPSDQYALETHVKHRGFSPADAIIEVAPQDDQLIHTTDIQRAIAEHADELAVIWLSGLNYYTGQVYNMAALAATAQQHCIPIGLDLAHAIGNVPVRLHDWGVDFATWCSYKYLNSGPGEFRGCLFTKSTTIKTCPGWQGGGATAKTNASG, encoded by the coding sequence ATGACGTACGAAAATACCCTTGCCTTCGCCCGGCACCTCGATCAGACCGACGCGCTGGCTCCGTTCCGGGATCGTTTTTTTATTCCCCAGCGCGACGGGCGCGACCTGATCTACCTGTGTGGTAACTCGCTCGGTCTGCAACCGAAAGCCGCCCGGCAGGCGCTGAATCATGAACTCGATACGTGGCAGAACCTCGGCGTAGAAGGCTGGTTTGAACAGGCCGACGAACGCGAGCGGGAAGGAGCGGGGCGACCCTGGCTGAACTACCACGAGAGCTGCAAACAGGCACTGGCCGAGATCGTTGGTGCAACTGCCGCCGAGGTATGCCCCATGAATGCGCTGACAGTGAACATCCATCTGCTGCTGGCGTCGTTCTACCAGCCTACGGCGACAAAATACAAGATCCTGACCATCAAAGGCGATTTTCCGTCGGATCAGTACGCGCTTGAAACGCACGTGAAGCACCGGGGTTTTTCGCCCGCCGACGCAATCATTGAAGTGGCTCCGCAGGATGACCAGTTGATTCACACGACCGATATTCAGCGGGCTATTGCGGAGCATGCCGACGAACTGGCGGTGATCTGGCTCAGTGGCCTGAATTACTACACCGGGCAGGTTTATAACATGGCTGCCCTGGCGGCAACGGCGCAGCAGCACTGCATTCCGATCGGGCTTGACCTGGCTCACGCTATTGGCAATGTGCCGGTGCGCCTGCACGACTGGGGCGTCGACTTCGCCACCTGGTGCTCGTACAAATACCTCAACAGCGGTCCGGGGGAATTTCGGGGGTGTTTGTTCACGAAAAGCACCACGATCAAAACCTGCCCCGGCTGGCAGGGTGGTGGGGCTACCGCGAAGACGAACGCTTCAGGATGA
- a CDS encoding protein-disulfide reductase DsbD domain-containing protein — translation MKKFVLASLVLLATVSAKAQIINPVHWSYAAKKTSPTEAVVFLKATMDKGWHIYSQNVKEGGPIKTSFTFDSSPAYALVSKTQEPKPITKLEKTFDMEVSYFENSVIFQQKVKLKGNGPVTVKGKLEYMSCNDHKCLPPDEVAFSIPVK, via the coding sequence ATGAAAAAATTTGTTCTGGCCAGCCTCGTCCTGCTGGCAACCGTGTCGGCGAAGGCGCAGATTATTAACCCGGTTCACTGGAGTTATGCCGCCAAAAAGACGAGCCCAACCGAAGCCGTTGTCTTTTTGAAAGCTACGATGGACAAAGGCTGGCACATCTATTCGCAGAACGTAAAGGAAGGCGGGCCGATCAAAACGTCGTTCACCTTCGATTCGTCACCAGCTTACGCGCTGGTCAGCAAAACGCAGGAGCCGAAACCGATCACCAAACTGGAGAAGACCTTCGATATGGAGGTGAGCTATTTCGAGAATTCGGTGATTTTCCAGCAAAAGGTCAAGCTGAAAGGCAACGGACCCGTTACGGTAAAGGGCAAACTGGAATACATGAGTTGTAACGACCACAAGTGTTTGCCGCCCGATGAAGTTGCGTTCAGTATCCCCGTAAAATAA
- a CDS encoding protein-disulfide reductase DsbD family protein, which produces MHYPRILAGSRAWLALLWLVISLFAAVPLLAQDTVSTADIEFTPVEQTPAVAPTSSTVVTPQAATIDTAASTVAPADVPTVGATPEPVKDSLWVTFLAGLVGGFAAIFMPCIFPLLPMTISFFTKQSGTRAKGIRNALLYGASIIVIYVALGLLITVIFGADALNDLSTNGIFNFAFFLLLVVFAASFFGAFELMLPTSWANKMDAKADQGGLIGIFFMAATLALVSFSCTGPIIGTLLVQAASMGELLGPAIGMFGFALALALPFTLFSLFPSWMTSLPKSGSWLNSVKVVLGFLELALALKFLSNVDLAYHWEWFDREVFIVLWVIIFGMLGFYLLGKLRFSHDSELTSISVPRLFLSIVSLAFALYLIPGLWGAPLQSVSAFLPPQQTQDFDLYTRSLLAAPVAETGTTPAKKYGDLFEAPLGLNAFFDYDEGMAYAKKMNKPVMIDFTGHACVNCRKMEMAVWPKPDVLKRLRDDYVLIQLYVDDKTELPATEQRVSSYSGKTIKTIGNQWSDLQASRFNTNSQPYYVLLGNDGKELVQPQGADYEPDDFIKFLDNGLKAY; this is translated from the coding sequence ATGCATTACCCTCGGATACTAGCCGGGAGCCGGGCGTGGCTGGCGCTTCTCTGGCTGGTTATCAGCCTGTTTGCCGCAGTGCCACTTCTGGCGCAGGATACCGTTTCGACGGCCGATATCGAGTTTACGCCCGTTGAGCAGACGCCCGCCGTTGCACCCACCAGCAGTACCGTCGTTACTCCGCAGGCTGCAACCATCGACACGGCAGCGAGTACCGTTGCTCCCGCCGACGTGCCAACCGTCGGGGCAACGCCTGAACCGGTGAAAGATTCGCTGTGGGTAACGTTTCTAGCCGGGCTAGTCGGTGGCTTCGCGGCTATTTTCATGCCCTGTATTTTTCCGCTGTTGCCCATGACCATTAGCTTCTTCACCAAGCAGTCGGGCACACGGGCGAAGGGCATTCGCAACGCGCTGCTGTACGGCGCGTCGATCATTGTCATTTACGTGGCGCTGGGCCTGTTGATTACGGTAATTTTCGGTGCCGATGCGCTGAACGACCTGTCGACCAACGGTATTTTCAACTTTGCCTTTTTCCTGCTGCTGGTCGTCTTTGCCGCGTCGTTTTTCGGCGCGTTTGAACTCATGCTCCCGACAAGCTGGGCCAACAAAATGGACGCTAAAGCCGATCAGGGCGGTCTGATAGGCATTTTCTTCATGGCCGCCACGCTGGCGCTGGTGAGTTTCTCCTGTACCGGCCCAATCATCGGTACGCTGCTCGTTCAGGCGGCTTCGATGGGCGAACTACTCGGTCCGGCAATTGGCATGTTTGGCTTCGCGCTGGCCCTGGCGCTGCCGTTCACGCTGTTTTCGCTGTTCCCCTCCTGGATGACGTCACTGCCGAAGTCGGGTAGCTGGCTCAACTCGGTGAAAGTGGTACTGGGCTTTCTGGAGCTGGCACTGGCCCTGAAATTCCTCTCCAACGTCGACCTGGCCTACCACTGGGAATGGTTCGACCGGGAGGTGTTCATCGTGCTTTGGGTCATTATCTTCGGCATGCTGGGCTTTTACCTGCTGGGTAAACTGCGCTTCTCGCACGATAGTGAGCTGACCAGTATTTCGGTGCCCCGGCTGTTTCTATCAATCGTTTCGCTGGCCTTTGCGCTCTACCTGATTCCGGGTCTCTGGGGCGCTCCACTGCAATCGGTTTCGGCCTTTCTACCCCCCCAGCAAACGCAGGATTTTGATCTATACACCCGGTCGCTGCTCGCTGCGCCGGTCGCTGAAACGGGCACTACGCCAGCCAAGAAGTATGGTGATCTGTTTGAAGCTCCGCTGGGCCTGAACGCTTTTTTCGATTACGACGAAGGGATGGCTTACGCCAAGAAAATGAACAAGCCGGTTATGATCGACTTTACGGGTCATGCCTGCGTCAACTGCCGGAAGATGGAAATGGCCGTATGGCCCAAGCCAGACGTGCTGAAACGCCTGCGCGATGACTACGTATTGATTCAGCTGTATGTCGACGACAAAACTGAACTGCCCGCCACTGAGCAGCGTGTGTCGAGCTACAGTGGCAAAACGATCAAAACGATTGGCAATCAGTGGAGCGATCTACAGGCCAGCCGATTCAACACCAATTCGCAGCCTTACTACGTGCTGCTTGGCAACGACGGCAAGGAACTGGTGCAGCCGCAAGGGGCCGATTACGAGCCGGATGACTTCATCAAATTCCTCGACAACGGCCTGAAAGCGTATTAG
- a CDS encoding heavy-metal-associated domain-containing protein, with product MIRNLFLTVLTSLMLFSITFAGPRDDKDKEVKIKTSAVCGMCKARIERNLAFEKGVKEASLDVKSKVVTIKYNPAKTDVAKLKANISKTGYDAEDVVADEAGYNKLPSCCKKDSEMSHQ from the coding sequence ATGATTCGTAACCTGTTTCTGACCGTTCTTACATCGCTGATGTTGTTCAGCATCACGTTTGCCGGCCCCCGCGACGACAAAGACAAAGAAGTAAAGATCAAAACGTCGGCCGTATGCGGTATGTGCAAAGCGCGTATCGAGCGGAATCTGGCGTTTGAGAAAGGCGTCAAAGAAGCGAGTCTCGATGTGAAATCGAAAGTCGTCACGATCAAATACAACCCCGCGAAAACCGACGTAGCCAAACTAAAGGCTAACATCAGCAAAACGGGGTACGATGCCGAGGACGTAGTGGCTGATGAAGCAGGCTACAACAAACTACCCAGCTGCTGCAAAAAAGACAGCGAAATGAGCCATCAATAA
- a CDS encoding four-helix bundle copper-binding protein: protein MEAMQHEHTHTDTCFDCAETCERCVTALLEMGEEDSKGHDLTACIKLCRDCADICTLCGRLEARGSQFMKSYMTVCAEACEACAAECEKHADHVAHCKACAEACRKCAEECRAMAA, encoded by the coding sequence ATGGAAGCTATGCAACACGAACACACCCACACCGACACTTGCTTTGATTGCGCTGAAACCTGCGAGCGCTGCGTGACAGCTCTGCTCGAAATGGGCGAGGAAGACAGCAAAGGCCACGACCTGACCGCCTGCATCAAACTCTGCCGCGACTGTGCTGACATCTGCACGCTCTGTGGCCGACTGGAAGCCCGTGGTTCGCAGTTTATGAAGTCGTATATGACCGTCTGCGCCGAAGCTTGTGAAGCGTGCGCGGCCGAGTGCGAAAAACACGCCGATCACGTGGCCCACTGCAAAGCCTGCGCCGAAGCCTGTCGCAAGTGTGCCGAAGAGTGCCGCGCGATGGCAGCATAA